A portion of the Ficedula albicollis isolate OC2 chromosome 4, FicAlb1.5, whole genome shotgun sequence genome contains these proteins:
- the QDPR gene encoding dihydropteridine reductase, protein MFLFYVLKVTAEVGKLLGEEKVDAILCVAGGWAGGSAKAKSLYKNCDLMWKQSVWTSTISSHLATKHLKEGGLLTLTGAQAALSGTPGMIAYGMAKGAVHQLCHSLAGASSGLPPGSAAVAILPVTLDTPANRKAMPDADFSSWTPLEFIAETFYNWITGKDRPSSGSLIQVITTGGKTELVSAAHL, encoded by the exons ATGTTCTTGTTCTATGTGTTGAAGGTGACAGCAGAAGTTGGAAAACTTCTTGGTGAAGAAAAGGTGGATGCAATCTTGTGTGTAGCAGGAGGATGGGCTGGAGGCAGCGCCAAAGCCAAGT CTTTATACAAAAACTGTGATCTGATGTGGAAGCAGAGTGTTTGGACATCGACTATTTCCAGCCACCTTGCCACAAAACATCTGAAAGAAGGGGGCCTCTTGACACTGACAGGAGCCCAAGCTGCTTTATCTGGGACCCCAG ggaTGATTGCCTATGGCATGGCCAAAGGAGCAGTGCATCAGCTTTGTCACAGTTTGGCTGGTGCCAGCAGTGGGCTGCCACCTGGTTCTGCTGCAGTTGCCATTTTACC GGTTACCTTAGATACACCAGCAAACAGGAAAGCAATGCCTGATGCAGATTTCAGCTCCTGGACGCCCTTAGAATTCATTGCAGA aaccTTTTATAACTGGATAACAGGAAAGGATCGACCAAGCTCTGGCAGTCTAATCCAGGTGATAACTACAGGTGGGAAGACTGAACTTGTTTCAGCAGCACATCTTTGA